The Anguilla anguilla isolate fAngAng1 chromosome 4, fAngAng1.pri, whole genome shotgun sequence genome has a window encoding:
- the tbc1d7 gene encoding TBC1 domain family member 7, which translates to MAEDPQRNFRSAYYEKVGFRGVEEKKSLEILLKDNPLDVEKLCTFSQRFPLPSMYRIHVWKVLLGILPPHSESHALVAGYRREQYADVLEALQVMRFLHAATPQVEVYLRVFQLEAQELPRSSELSPPEEQDEDFLAIAKAMEEIVDDPVDCYWLIKCFVNQFNSRFGDSIPHLPKSLEHYLSLEDGRLLAHLRSCGALRRLPYGLWFRRCFAGCFPESSLQRVWDKVISGSCKILVFVAVEVLLSYKIMLMGMSKPDAIVHFLSSMPQENTDAIVTKAIDLWHKYCGTPMHSV; encoded by the exons ATGGCCGAAGACCCGCAGAGAAACTTTCGCTCAGCTTATTACGAGAAAGTAGGGTTCCGGGGAGTGGAAGAGAAGAAATCTCTGGAAATCCTTCTGAAAGATAACCCCCTCG ATGTTGAGAAACTCTGCACGTTCAGCCAGcgcttccccctcccctcgatGTACCGTATTCACGTATGGAAGGTGCTCCTCG GCATCCTGCCCCCCCACAGCGAGTCCCACGCCCTGGTGGCGGGGTACCGGAGGGAGCAGTACGCGGACGTGCTGGAGGCGCTGCAGGTGATGCGTTTCCTGCACGCGGCCACGCCCCAGGTGGAGGTGTACCTGCGCGTGTTTCAGCTGGAGGCGCAGGAGCTCCCGCGCAGCTCCGAGCTCAGCCCGCCG GAAGAACAGGACGAGGACTTCCTGGCCATAGCCAAAGCCATGGAGGAGATAGTGGACGACCCCGTGGACTGCTATTGGCTGATCAAGTGCTTCGTCAATCAGTTCAACAGCAGGTTCGGAGACTCCATACCACACCTG CCCAAGAGTCTGGAGCACTACCTGAGCCTGGAGGACGGCCGGCTGCTGGCCCACCTGCGGTCCTGCGGCGCCCTGAGGAGGCTCCCGTACGGCCTGTGGTTCCGCCGCTGCTTCGCCGGCTGCTTCCCGGAGTCCAGCCTGCAGAG GGTTTGGGACAAGGTGATCAGCGGGTCCTGTAAGATCCTGGTGTTTGTCGCCGTGGAGGTCCTGCTGAGCTACAAGATCATGCTGATGGGCATGAGCAAGCCCGACGCCATCGTCCACTTCCTGAGCAGC ATGCCGCAGGAGAACACGGACGCCATAGTGACCAAAGCCATCGACCTGTGGCACAAGTACTGCGGGACTCCAATGCATTCTGTGTAA